In Colwellia sp. M166, a genomic segment contains:
- the folK gene encoding 2-amino-4-hydroxy-6-hydroxymethyldihydropteridine diphosphokinase, translated as MALAYIGLGSNLADPQAQIAAALAELEQLEHCLLSQVSSLYFSRPMGPQDQPDYMNAVVAIETSLSPIKLLDQLQAIENNAGRERKDNRWGARILDLDILLYDQQLINTERLIIPHYGLKLREFVLLPLAEIANELILPDGDSVKALAQQIEKNGLKVHSKLR; from the coding sequence ATGGCATTAGCCTATATTGGCTTAGGCAGTAACTTAGCGGATCCGCAAGCACAAATAGCGGCGGCATTAGCTGAGTTAGAGCAACTTGAGCATTGCTTACTTAGTCAGGTTTCTTCTTTATACTTTAGCCGTCCCATGGGGCCACAAGATCAGCCTGATTACATGAACGCTGTGGTTGCGATAGAAACAAGCTTAAGCCCTATCAAATTGCTCGATCAGCTGCAGGCTATTGAAAATAATGCTGGACGGGAGCGTAAAGACAATCGCTGGGGTGCACGAATATTAGATTTAGACATACTTTTGTATGATCAACAATTGATTAATACCGAGCGCTTAATCATTCCCCATTATGGTTTAAAACTGCGCGAGTTCGTTTTATTGCCTTTAGCCGAAATAGCAAATGAACTTATTTTGCCCGATGGCGATAGCGTTAAAGCACTTGCTCAGCAGATTGAAAAGAATGGGCTAAAAGTTCATAGTAAATTACGTTAG